The following is a genomic window from Nitrospira sp..
ACGTGCCATCGCGGATGCCGAACCCGATTGTATTGGGCGCCGACACGCTATCTGCCCCGGTGCAAATCACCTTGCTCCAGCCGATCGGCGCAATGCAGGTGGCGCTGACAGCTCCGTTTAGTCTTTCGAGCACCGCCACGCGAGTCTTAATATCCTGAAAGACCGACTCGGCGCCTTCTTTCGTTCTGCGGACCCGCTCAACCAACAACGTCTTTTCAAGTTTCCGTTGCTCTTCCAGCTGCCACACGAACGCCGCAGTCTGTTTATCCAGATCGAGTGTTGTTGCCATCGCGCCCCCCTTTTCATAGGCCCCCCGCATAGGTGAACGGCCATCTCGGCAAAGATCCGCAAGAGAAGTGCCGCACCGAACCCCGCGAAATATGACGACAGCCGAAATCCTGACGAAGGGAACTCTTCATCCATTGCACAGGTTTGAACGGGTAGGCGACATCTGAGAGAGAGCCGTTTTGAGGCAATAGGCGGGATAGTCAGCGGCGTTTTGCGGCGAGCAACGGAGCAATCCGTTCGGACAACTCCTTGACCATGACACCCATCTTTCCATGCGACGGTTCAAAATCGACCGGCAGGTCATAGTGACGGAGCCGCTCGCTAGCGACCGGACCGATGGAGGCGACCACGATGGTTTTGCAGACCTCTCTGAACAGAGGAACCTTTCCCTCCTGTTCCAGCAACTGCATGACATGATCGATCTGCGCGGCATTGGTAATGAGCATTGCCGCGACGGTTCCGGCTAAGATGTCTGCCAGCACCAGTCTGAGCGGCGCCAGATCCTCCGGAAGCCCCCATTTATAGACCGGGACAGGAAACACGTCGGCCCCGCGAACTCTCAAGGCTTCAAGAAACTCGGGATTGGAGCTGCCATATTCCTGCACCGCGACACGCAGCCCTTTCACCGGCCGGTACTCATCGAGCGTCGACACCACATCGACCCAGGTATTGGGCTCCGGCACAACGAGCGTCGGCGCGATCCCCAGCACTTTTAACGCCGCCGCCGGCTTCGGCCCGCGCGCGACAAGAGCGACCTGCTTGACGCCCGCCATAATGGACGACATGGGATGGCGGGCCTTGAGAATATCGAACAACGCCGTCGTTCCGACGCCGGTCATGAGCACGAGCACATCGACCTGGCCCTCGATGAGCCGGACTCCAAATCGCAGCGCTGTGGGATTATCCTGGATAGGGCGTTCACGGAGAGCGGGGGCCACCGATGGGTGGCCCCCATATCGTTCAATGAGCCGGGTCATTTCCACCGCCATCCGGCTTTCAAATGCGGCGACGGCGATGCCGGCAAACCCCTTCTCGCTCATGGCTTCGACTACTTTGCCCGCGCGTCCATCGCGCAGCGGAACCCGGTCGATTCGTTGCGCATGGTCGGATCGCTGTCTACACGGGTGAAAATTCGGACGGTCGGAGTTTCATTTTGCCAGCCCGATCCACGCAACACGCGCTTGGTCCCAGTCTCTGGACCCGTGGGATTTTTCGCGGGACTCTTCTCGTAATACTTGGCGTCATACCAGTCGTTCACCCATTCCCACACATTGCCCGCCACATCGTAGACACCGAAAGGGCTTTTCCCAAGCTCGTAGCTTCCCACCGGCATAAGCGTCTTTTCACCGATCCACTGCTGATTGAAATTCAGGTGCTTGTTGGTCGGCTCGACGTTGCCCCAGGGGAAGCGCCGATCGGCAGTCCCCTTGGCCGCTTTCTCCCATTCCGCTTCCGTCGGCAGCCGTTTGCCGGCCCACTGGCAATAGGCATTCGCATCGGCCCAATCCACATTGATGACCGGCCGGTCGGCGAGCGACTCGGTAATGGTGTCTCCCTGCCAGAGATTTCTCGTAGCATTTGTGGGGTTCTGCGGGATGCGGTGCTTGGTGGCCTTGACGAACTCAAGATACCGGCTATTCGTCAGCTCAAACTTGTCGATGTAGAACTCGCTCACAAAGACGTCGTGGCGGGGGTATTCATCCCGTCCCCCGTCGCGGTCGCCATGCGGCACTCCCATGGGGAACGACCCTTCGGGGATAAACACCATCGGGGCGCCATCTTTTCCCTGTACTTCCTTCTCAAACCCTTCGGCCACGGCAATGGCCGGAACAGCAACCAGAACCATCCCTGCAAGCATCATAGAACGTAAAGCATTCATACCGAAACACTCCTTTTGTGCAACGATCGAAAGGGCATCGTATCACAGCACCTGGCCTCCCGCAGGAACAGAATTTCCGTTGACGGGCGGTGCAATGCGTCCCTACTATACGGTCGGTTCTGATCGATTGATAGGCGAAAATAGGATCGACTCTATGTCTCTTCCCCTTCATCGAGGACTCCGCCATCTGGCCCTTCGGGTCATCGACCTTCCCGCATCGCGCCGATTCTACGAAGACCTGCTCGGCATGAAGGTCGTCTGGGAGCCGGATGCCGACAACGTCTACTTCAGCTCAGGGAGCGATAATCTGGCGCTCCACCAAATTCCTCAGAACGAACTCAGCGCCTACCGTCCTCCCCAAGGCCAATTGCTGGATCATGTCGGCGTCATTCTCGACAGCCCGCAAGCGGTCGACCGGATGTTTGCCGAGGTCTCCATGAAAATTGCGCAACTCGGCGGCGCGATCGTCAAACAGCCGAAACAGCACCGAGACGGCAGTTACTCATTTTATTTTTCCGATCCGGACGGCAATGTGATTCAAGCGCTCTACGAACCCACCATCAGCGCACTCCGCTGGGAAGCTGGGTCCTAGACGATGGCCAGTGTGTGGGATAGGCTTCCACGGCAACAGTATCTGAGCCTCGCTCCCTGGTGCTGGGTGCAACTGGAAAGCGGCGACGCGCCCGGCCCATTCCCCTTCGTCGCCGGCATCGCCCCTGAAGTCGTGGCCAGCTTGCACGAAGCGCATAGTTTATTGTCCAGCTCCATCGACACGGCCATCAGCGATGTGTTTTCGAAACGCGCGGCGCTGGACGATCCCGACCGGCAACGGCGCCTGGAGGATGCCTATGCGGAGCTGGTGAACTCCCGCCCCTATCTCAAGCAGCATATCCGTTGCGGCCGGAAATCCGACGGCACGTTTCAATGGGAGTTCCCGACCGATCCCACTAAATCGGCCACCATCACTAACGGGGGCCTGCGGATTTTCCATTCAGTCAAACGGCAGGCCATTCCGATCGGATTCGATCAACGCCTGCTTGGTCCGGCTGTAGGCAAAGTGCTCGGCATGCTGGACGGCACGCATCAAGCCGAGGAAATCAAAACCGTGGTTACAGCGGCGCCGCGGGAAGCGCAACCGGTCCTGCTCAAGTTAATGGAGTCGCTGCACCAATACGAGTGCCTCATTAGTGCCGCGCAATCGACCGTCCGGCAACAGTGGCTCGACGTGGTGCAAGACCGGGATCTCGTGCATCTCGGCCATGCGGCGCTGCTCTACCGCCAGCAATCGCAGATGCTGCTCTTCGATCCCTGGCTGCTTCCCTGGTTTGCGGAGTCCTCGGTGCCCTCGCTGTGGGGCGCATTGCTGCCGAAGCCGGCGGCCGTGTTCCTCACGCACGACCACGACGATCACGTGGACCCACGCACGCTCCTGCACCTTCCCAAGGAAACCCCGATCATCGTCCCGAGCCGGCGCAATCGCAAGAAACTGCACTACGATTATCTCGGCCTGCTGCGCGAGATGGGCTTCGGACGAGTGGTCGAACTGGCGCACGGCGAACGTTGGGACTTCGACGGCGGCGCCGTCATCTCGGTGCCGTTTTAC
Proteins encoded in this region:
- a CDS encoding MBL fold metallo-hydrolase (MaGe:77307613), giving the protein MASVWDRLPRQQYLSLAPWCWVQLESGDAPGPFPFVAGIAPEVVASLHEAHSLLSSSIDTAISDVFSKRAALDDPDRQRRLEDAYAELVNSRPYLKQHIRCGRKSDGTFQWEFPTDPTKSATITNGGLRIFHSVKRQAIPIGFDQRLLGPAVGKVLGMLDGTHQAEEIKTVVTAAPREAQPVLLKLMESLHQYECLISAAQSTVRQQWLDVVQDRDLVHLGHAALLYRQQSQMLLFDPWLLPWFAESSVPSLWGALLPKPAAVFLTHDHDDHVDPRTLLHLPKETPIIVPSRRNRKKLHYDYLGLLREMGFGRVVELAHGERWDFDGGAVISVPFYGEDPCDLEMPRNCYLIHDRGQNILVHADSGPTNSGRSALKEQIIQQLVSKYGPIALVLASQQQLLEVRSYAAHASLSHPGKWLDVGENGYLTNAYLSELCAAAQANLFVSYATGGADWYPDHLSFMFSQRNPARTALLTAHWERPEKLKDLLDTQGCGYHYAQALDIYRAGQDGRMGAIAPGESLTPLALHRLDHGDPPFMKSAGRP
- a CDS encoding Uroporphyrinogen-III synthase (MaGe:77307610), with product MSEKGFAGIAVAAFESRMAVEMTRLIERYGGHPSVAPALRERPIQDNPTALRFGVRLIEGQVDVLVLMTGVGTTALFDILKARHPMSSIMAGVKQVALVARGPKPAAALKVLGIAPTLVVPEPNTWVDVVSTLDEYRPVKGLRVAVQEYGSSNPEFLEALRVRGADVFPVPVYKWGLPEDLAPLRLVLADILAGTVAAMLITNAAQIDHVMQLLEQEGKVPLFREVCKTIVVASIGPVASERLRHYDLPVDFEPSHGKMGVMVKELSERIAPLLAAKRR
- a CDS encoding VOC family protein (MaGe:77307612); translation: MSLPLHRGLRHLALRVIDLPASRRFYEDLLGMKVVWEPDADNVYFSSGSDNLALHQIPQNELSAYRPPQGQLLDHVGVILDSPQAVDRMFAEVSMKIAQLGGAIVKQPKQHRDGSYSFYFSDPDGNVIQALYEPTISALRWEAGS
- a CDS encoding FGE-sulfatase domain-containing protein (MaGe:77307611), producing MNALRSMMLAGMVLVAVPAIAVAEGFEKEVQGKDGAPMVFIPEGSFPMGVPHGDRDGGRDEYPRHDVFVSEFYIDKFELTNSRYLEFVKATKHRIPQNPTNATRNLWQGDTITESLADRPVINVDWADANAYCQWAGKRLPTEAEWEKAAKGTADRRFPWGNVEPTNKHLNFNQQWIGEKTLMPVGSYELGKSPFGVYDVAGNVWEWVNDWYDAKYYEKSPAKNPTGPETGTKRVLRGSGWQNETPTVRIFTRVDSDPTMRNESTGFRCAMDARAK